The following proteins come from a genomic window of Heyndrickxia acidicola:
- the crcB gene encoding fluoride efflux transporter CrcB → MAYIIVGISAIIGALLRYWIGLAVGQWQHPNFPVATLMINLIGSFALAWLTTFVFKRNLIHSHLAAGLGTGLIGAFTTFSTFSVETVNLIHASRWGAAILYVMLSLWGGLAMSYLGFRLGSRIYGKNQSEGGSLK, encoded by the coding sequence ATGGCATACATCATCGTAGGAATCTCCGCCATCATCGGTGCCCTTTTGCGGTACTGGATTGGGCTCGCTGTAGGGCAGTGGCAGCATCCCAATTTTCCGGTCGCAACCTTGATGATTAACTTAATCGGCAGCTTTGCCCTTGCTTGGCTGACCACATTTGTCTTTAAACGAAATCTCATCCACAGCCATTTGGCAGCGGGGCTTGGAACCGGGCTGATCGGAGCCTTTACGACGTTTTCCACCTTCAGCGTCGAAACGGTGAACCTGATTCATGCGTCCAGATGGGGAGCGGCCATCCTCTACGTCATGCTCAGTCTGTGGGGCGGCCTTGCCATGAGCTATCTTGGATTTCGTCTCGGCAGCAGAATCTATGGCAAAAACCAATCAGAAGGAGGCAGCCTGAAATGA
- a CDS encoding short-chain dehydrogenase, with product MHAMVIGGTGMLSEVCLNLLQAGYEVSVIGRSQERLQQLAQKADPSEKKTSSRCLSLISVDYRNSTELQAMVRKSIKTHGPILLLVSWIHSTAPLALPIILQEAAHTKEEFRLFHILGSSTDLAEMKSKINPPAHCHYRQVKLGFILESHGSRWLTNQEIASGVWNAIREDTSSIIGVVEPWEKHP from the coding sequence ATGCATGCTATGGTGATTGGCGGGACAGGGATGCTTTCGGAGGTGTGCTTGAATTTGCTGCAGGCGGGGTATGAGGTTTCTGTGATTGGACGCAGTCAGGAACGGCTCCAGCAGCTCGCTCAAAAAGCAGATCCCAGCGAAAAAAAGACCAGCAGCCGATGCTTGTCTCTCATCTCGGTCGATTACCGCAACAGTACGGAGCTTCAAGCAATGGTCAGGAAATCCATTAAAACACACGGCCCTATTCTCCTGCTGGTTTCTTGGATCCATTCCACAGCGCCCCTCGCCCTGCCGATTATTTTGCAAGAAGCGGCGCACACTAAGGAGGAATTCCGCCTGTTCCATATTCTTGGCAGCAGCACCGATCTGGCTGAAATGAAGTCAAAAATAAACCCACCCGCTCACTGCCATTATCGGCAGGTCAAGCTTGGATTCATCCTGGAATCACACGGGTCCCGATGGCTTACAAACCAAGAAATAGCCAGCGGCGTTTGGAACGCGATCAGAGAGGATACGTCATCCATCATCGGCGTAGTCGAGCCATGGGAAAAACACCCCTAA
- a CDS encoding SCP2 sterol-binding domain-containing protein, with amino-acid sequence MAIDLNELTVREIWERIEKQMNANPEPYANLNAVYQFDLAGDDGGTYQLQLENGAASTSEREKLEPSCTLQMKVSDFKKFLSGNMNSTAAFMMGRLKVKGNISLALKLDALLGKYEFE; translated from the coding sequence ATGGCAATTGATTTGAATGAGCTGACGGTGAGGGAGATTTGGGAGAGAATCGAGAAGCAGATGAATGCAAACCCTGAGCCGTATGCCAATTTAAATGCGGTTTACCAGTTCGATTTGGCGGGCGACGATGGAGGGACATACCAGCTCCAGCTGGAAAACGGTGCAGCAAGTACTTCAGAAAGAGAAAAGCTGGAACCTTCCTGCACCCTTCAAATGAAGGTGTCCGACTTTAAAAAATTCCTTTCTGGCAATATGAACAGTACAGCTGCTTTTATGATGGGAAGGCTTAAGGTAAAAGGAAACATCAGCCTGGCACTCAAGCTGGATGCTCTTCTAGGAAAATATGAATTTGAATAA
- a CDS encoding competence protein ComK, which translates to MSNMNVIENGAITHKTKAITEFHHPELRTKIYDQNGIFYSRKSMRQLLEEACIRYCTSYQGRLAAVRKAFRYSKKTPLIISPEEMLCAIPTASPDNMECQWIFMAHIERYMVQGGQLFVKFKDETELKLNCSRYIFTQQFERASACLFYFAHLRLLGPKRDKAGFTLDPWWD; encoded by the coding sequence ATGAGCAATATGAATGTAATCGAGAACGGGGCGATCACCCATAAGACAAAAGCGATTACAGAATTTCATCATCCAGAACTCCGCACAAAGATTTATGATCAAAATGGGATTTTTTATAGCCGGAAGAGCATGAGGCAGCTGCTTGAGGAAGCCTGCATCCGGTACTGCACCAGCTATCAGGGAAGGCTCGCGGCCGTTCGCAAGGCGTTTCGCTATTCCAAGAAGACGCCGTTGATTATCAGCCCGGAGGAAATGCTATGTGCCATTCCAACAGCATCTCCTGATAATATGGAATGCCAATGGATCTTTATGGCCCATATTGAACGGTACATGGTGCAGGGCGGCCAGCTCTTTGTCAAATTCAAGGATGAGACGGAGCTTAAATTAAATTGCTCCCGCTACATTTTTACTCAGCAATTTGAAAGAGCGTCGGCGTGCCTCTTTTACTTTGCCCACTTGAGGCTCCTCGGCCCAAAGCGGGATAAAGCTGGGTTTACGCTGGACCCTTGGTGGGATTGA
- a CDS encoding acyltransferase family protein, protein MEKARSHRYIHSLDGLRALAVIAVITYHFNPTWLQGGFLGVDLFFVLSGYLITSILLNEYNQNGRLSLKRFWMGRVRRLFPAAYTMIILVVIFCLLFNRHLLALLKGDAISSLFYTSNWWFIFHKVSYFDSFGSPSPLKNLWSLAIEEQFYLIWPFLLLLGFAFFKKRAFALIILCGAFCSAVCMFILYHPGADPSRIYYGTDTRSFELLIGGYLAMVWPINQLTSNKLPVPAKILLDAAGTASLVILLYSLVDTNEYTPFLYEGGMFLFSINTAIFLSCISHPGSFLGKIFSWKPLRWIGTRSYGFYLWHYPIIVLTTPVSEIGNPVMWHVILQIIATILITEASYRLIELPIRKQGFKPFLQASFGGASVHKTTRFLIPGVLFLFIIGLAIPASVFKGPQVQTDHQPVQLAISHNSLADNHDSGTKLEVPQNGKSRDEKKQAGPEKILAMGDSVMLDITKDLLKTHGNITIDGKVGRQVSDALKLANDYRSFNSTNAAVVIELGTNGYFTSDQIHSLLDDFHHAHIFLVNTRVPRPWEAAVNKSLSQVDDELANVTLVDWHAVAISHPDYFTPDGVHLNTKGSLALTKLINSTMASFYVEKNTVG, encoded by the coding sequence TTGGAGAAAGCAAGGAGTCACAGATACATACATAGTTTAGACGGATTACGCGCCTTGGCAGTCATCGCCGTCATCACCTATCACTTTAATCCCACCTGGCTTCAAGGTGGATTTTTAGGCGTCGACCTGTTCTTTGTTTTATCAGGATATTTAATTACATCCATCCTTCTCAACGAATACAATCAGAACGGAAGGCTCAGCCTCAAACGCTTTTGGATGGGACGCGTACGGCGCTTATTCCCTGCAGCTTATACCATGATCATCCTGGTCGTCATCTTTTGCCTGCTGTTCAACCGGCATTTACTGGCACTGCTAAAAGGGGATGCCATCTCTTCTCTCTTCTATACTTCTAATTGGTGGTTTATTTTTCACAAAGTCTCCTATTTTGATAGCTTTGGTTCACCTTCACCGTTGAAAAATTTATGGTCTCTGGCCATTGAAGAGCAATTCTATCTAATTTGGCCCTTTTTATTGCTGTTAGGCTTTGCTTTTTTCAAAAAACGTGCCTTTGCCTTAATCATCCTGTGCGGCGCATTTTGTTCCGCTGTCTGCATGTTCATTTTATACCACCCGGGAGCAGACCCGAGCAGAATCTATTATGGCACGGACACTCGCTCCTTTGAGCTGTTGATCGGCGGCTATCTGGCAATGGTATGGCCTATAAATCAGCTGACGTCCAACAAACTGCCTGTCCCGGCAAAAATACTGCTGGATGCAGCAGGCACAGCATCTCTTGTCATCCTGCTTTACAGTTTAGTAGATACGAATGAATACACACCGTTTTTATATGAAGGCGGCATGTTTCTTTTCAGCATCAATACAGCCATCTTCCTGTCCTGTATCAGTCATCCAGGCAGCTTCCTTGGAAAAATATTTTCGTGGAAACCGCTTCGCTGGATTGGAACAAGATCCTATGGCTTCTACCTATGGCATTATCCCATAATTGTGCTGACAACACCAGTAAGTGAAATCGGGAACCCGGTCATGTGGCATGTGATTTTACAGATTATCGCAACCATACTTATTACCGAAGCCTCCTACCGTCTTATCGAGCTGCCAATTCGAAAACAAGGCTTCAAGCCATTCCTTCAGGCTTCTTTTGGAGGAGCTTCCGTTCATAAAACAACTAGATTTTTGATTCCAGGTGTTCTTTTCCTTTTTATCATCGGACTGGCGATTCCGGCATCCGTATTTAAAGGGCCGCAAGTCCAAACGGATCACCAGCCGGTGCAGCTTGCCATCAGCCATAATAGTCTCGCCGACAATCACGATTCAGGTACAAAGCTTGAAGTCCCCCAAAACGGAAAAAGCAGGGATGAGAAAAAGCAGGCAGGCCCTGAGAAAATTCTCGCCATGGGGGATTCCGTGATGCTGGACATTACAAAGGATTTATTGAAAACACACGGCAATATTACGATTGACGGCAAGGTCGGACGTCAGGTTTCAGATGCGCTTAAGCTTGCGAACGACTATCGTTCCTTTAATTCTACGAATGCCGCTGTCGTGATTGAGCTCGGGACGAATGGATATTTTACATCGGATCAAATCCATTCGCTGCTCGATGATTTTCATCACGCTCACATTTTTCTCGTTAATACCAGGGTTCCAAGGCCTTGGGAGGCAGCCGTAAACAAATCCTTAAGCCAGGTTGACGACGAGCTGGCGAATGTAACGCTGGTTGATTGGCACGCTGTGGCGATCAGCCATCCTGACTATTTCACCCCGGACGGCGTGCATTTAAATACAAAAGGATCCCTTGCCCTCACCAAGCTGATCAACAGCACGATGGCCAGCTTTTATGTGGAAAAAAATACCGTCGGATAA
- a CDS encoding amino acid permease, whose protein sequence is MSRNSKLNMGPNQVHENTPLHRGLKQRHITLMSLGSAIGVGLFLGSATAIKLAGPSILLAYVVAGIAMFFIMRALGEMAIQNPVAGSFSRYAQDHIGPLTGFITGWNYWFVWVVTCMGEITAIGVYMNYWLPGTPGWIWALAALVIMSAVNFINVKAYGEFEFWFALIKIVTIILMIIMGLLIILFGIGNGGVATGIHNLWTHGGFFAHGFKGFLFSFQIVMFAYLGIEMIGLTAGEVENPEKTLSKAIDNVFWRILIFYVGTLFVVMSLYPWNEIGTTNSPFVLTFEKLGIRGAAGIINFVVLTAALSSCNTGIFSTGRMLFNLAEQGQAPRSLGKVTKSGIPAKAVIVSSIALLIGVVLNLTVPAEAFTWITSIATVGAIWTWAVILLSQIRFRRKMSAEQASSLKYKTPMFPIGSYLTLVFLVIVVGLIAWSSDTRIAIYVGIVWYAVLTLCYYMFKSKFVPSKR, encoded by the coding sequence ATGAGTCGAAATTCAAAATTGAACATGGGACCTAATCAAGTACATGAAAACACACCTCTGCATCGGGGACTAAAACAGCGGCACATTACGCTTATGTCACTGGGATCTGCCATAGGAGTTGGGCTCTTTTTAGGCTCTGCAACAGCTATTAAACTAGCAGGACCGTCTATTTTATTGGCGTATGTTGTGGCGGGCATTGCTATGTTTTTTATCATGCGCGCCCTTGGTGAAATGGCCATACAAAACCCGGTAGCAGGCTCTTTCAGCCGTTATGCGCAGGATCACATAGGTCCGCTGACTGGATTTATCACAGGGTGGAACTACTGGTTTGTCTGGGTTGTTACCTGTATGGGTGAAATTACAGCCATTGGCGTTTATATGAATTATTGGCTTCCAGGCACACCTGGATGGATTTGGGCACTGGCGGCGCTAGTCATTATGTCAGCAGTGAATTTTATCAATGTAAAAGCATATGGTGAATTTGAATTCTGGTTTGCTCTCATTAAAATTGTCACAATTATCTTAATGATAATAATGGGTCTTTTGATCATCCTATTTGGGATTGGCAATGGCGGTGTGGCAACAGGCATACATAATTTATGGACCCATGGCGGATTCTTCGCACACGGATTCAAAGGATTTCTTTTCTCTTTCCAAATTGTCATGTTTGCTTACTTAGGTATTGAGATGATTGGACTGACTGCCGGAGAAGTGGAAAATCCGGAAAAAACCCTTTCCAAAGCCATTGATAATGTTTTTTGGCGTATTTTAATCTTCTATGTAGGAACTCTTTTTGTGGTGATGTCGCTTTATCCATGGAATGAAATTGGCACAACGAACAGCCCATTCGTTCTTACATTTGAAAAATTGGGAATACGCGGTGCAGCAGGGATTATTAATTTCGTGGTCCTGACAGCAGCTCTTTCTTCCTGTAACACAGGGATATTCAGTACAGGGCGCATGCTGTTCAACCTTGCTGAGCAGGGGCAGGCTCCCCGTTCTTTAGGAAAAGTAACCAAAAGCGGCATTCCAGCCAAAGCCGTTATCGTTTCCAGTATTGCTCTTCTAATTGGTGTCGTTCTGAACCTAACTGTTCCAGCCGAAGCCTTTACCTGGATTACAAGTATCGCCACTGTGGGAGCCATTTGGACATGGGCTGTCATCCTGCTATCGCAAATTAGATTTAGGCGGAAGATGTCAGCTGAACAGGCGTCCAGCTTGAAATATAAAACACCAATGTTTCCGATTGGTTCTTACTTGACGCTTGTCTTCCTGGTTATTGTCGTTGGGCTGATTGCCTGGTCTTCTGATACCCGGATTGCCATCTATGTAGGAATCGTCTGGTATGCAGTTCTCACGCTATGCTACTACATGTTTAAATCAAAATTTGTACCAAGCAAAAGATAA
- a CDS encoding GNAT family N-acetyltransferase gives MELQTVTEQDKPILKNLLQFYIYEFSQFVPDIKLEPDGTYQPFDLQKYREDLHSHAFIIREEGELAGLALVKEGTKEEPSIIEQFFIMRKFMGRGIGREAALQLFDRFPGKWKVWQIAKNEPARIFWRKVICEYTHGHYNESPGEEGRTVQEFEAAGR, from the coding sequence ATGGAACTTCAAACGGTGACTGAACAGGATAAACCCATTCTAAAAAACCTTTTGCAATTTTACATTTATGAATTCAGCCAGTTTGTTCCGGATATTAAGCTTGAGCCCGATGGAACCTACCAGCCTTTTGATCTTCAAAAATATAGGGAGGATCTGCACTCTCATGCCTTTATCATCCGTGAAGAAGGGGAACTGGCCGGACTGGCACTGGTAAAGGAGGGAACGAAGGAGGAACCAAGCATCATCGAGCAATTTTTTATCATGCGCAAATTCATGGGAAGGGGCATAGGCAGGGAGGCAGCCCTTCAGCTGTTTGACCGCTTCCCAGGCAAATGGAAGGTCTGGCAGATTGCGAAAAATGAACCGGCCCGCATCTTTTGGCGAAAGGTGATTTGCGAATACACTCATGGGCATTACAACGAGAGTCCAGGGGAAGAAGGAAGAACAGTGCAGGAGTTTGAGGCAGCGGGGCGGTAA
- a CDS encoding spore coat protein, giving the protein MTNRINSWNALDPSSTHPMQAFCQEQPTVEQAAEQKQEMVQSTNESITIKNSCDIRVVSTDTKVAVSLQAALQVAIALVIRISILDGDEADRVTQELLQSSQISQSTRKSVVIDNSRNVTVTATDTDVAVSIQLLLQILVALLISLEIL; this is encoded by the coding sequence ATGACAAACAGAATTAACAGCTGGAATGCGTTAGATCCTAGCTCAACTCACCCAATGCAAGCTTTCTGCCAAGAACAGCCAACAGTTGAACAAGCGGCAGAACAAAAACAGGAAATGGTGCAATCTACTAATGAAAGCATCACAATCAAGAACTCTTGCGACATCCGTGTAGTCAGCACAGACACAAAAGTAGCTGTGTCCCTTCAAGCTGCTTTACAGGTAGCGATCGCTCTTGTAATCCGTATCTCCATCCTTGATGGTGATGAAGCTGACAGAGTTACCCAAGAATTGCTTCAAAGCTCTCAAATCAGCCAATCTACACGCAAAAGCGTCGTCATCGACAACTCTCGCAACGTCACAGTTACAGCTACTGACACAGATGTTGCAGTTTCCATCCAATTGCTTCTTCAAATCCTTGTCGCATTGCTTATTTCTCTTGAAATTCTGTAA
- a CDS encoding NUDIX hydrolase, translating into MNYMRMLRQYVGTSPIILAGSAVIILNEKGEILLQKRVDDGLWGIPGGGMELGDSFEETAIKEVKEETGLTIKSIKLFSLFSGKEYYHRYPHGDECYNALAVYICDDYEGELYISDGESSEQQFWSLHDLPELSSITKKVLARYLE; encoded by the coding sequence ATGAACTATATGCGGATGCTTCGCCAGTACGTGGGAACAAGTCCAATCATTCTGGCTGGTTCGGCTGTGATTATACTAAATGAAAAAGGGGAAATCCTGCTGCAAAAGAGAGTAGACGACGGTCTGTGGGGAATTCCCGGAGGCGGCATGGAGCTAGGGGATTCGTTTGAGGAAACGGCAATAAAAGAGGTAAAAGAAGAAACTGGACTCACCATCAAATCGATAAAGCTGTTCAGCCTGTTTTCGGGAAAAGAATACTATCACCGCTATCCACACGGGGATGAATGCTACAATGCCTTAGCCGTGTATATATGTGATGACTATGAAGGTGAGCTGTACATATCTGATGGCGAAAGCTCAGAGCAGCAATTTTGGAGCCTGCACGACCTTCCTGAGCTATCGTCTATCACGAAAAAAGTGCTGGCCCGCTATCTGGAATAG
- a CDS encoding sigma-70 family RNA polymerase sigma factor, protein MKAPFSEIAEQYQELIYHLINKLHIYRDKEEFYQTGLIALWEAYEKFDDQKAAFLSYAYALVRGRMLDLLKQKKRLEERNVYPDEEFWMHKENTSEETPLELDILHLYCIGMTEKQVKWTILTFYHGMSVKEIASLEQVTISAVKKWKRLALERIRQNIEQNRRDEPF, encoded by the coding sequence ATGAAAGCCCCATTTTCCGAAATTGCTGAACAATATCAAGAGCTGATTTACCATCTTATCAACAAGCTCCATATTTACCGTGACAAGGAGGAGTTTTACCAAACCGGCTTGATTGCCCTCTGGGAAGCCTATGAAAAATTTGATGATCAAAAGGCGGCCTTTCTCAGCTACGCGTATGCGTTGGTGAGAGGCAGAATGCTCGATCTTTTAAAACAAAAGAAGCGGCTGGAGGAGCGAAACGTGTACCCGGACGAGGAATTTTGGATGCACAAGGAAAACACCAGTGAGGAAACACCGCTCGAGCTTGATATTCTCCATCTCTATTGCATCGGAATGACGGAAAAACAGGTGAAGTGGACGATCCTGACTTTTTACCATGGAATGTCCGTCAAGGAAATTGCCAGTCTCGAACAAGTGACCATTTCAGCGGTGAAAAAATGGAAAAGGCTTGCCCTCGAAAGGATACGCCAAAACATTGAGCAGAACAGAAGAGACGAGCCCTTTTAA
- the crcB gene encoding fluoride efflux transporter CrcB: protein MLHSILVAVGGFFGAIARFGISNWFKKHLPVSFPIATLLINLAGAFLLGIIVGKGLSQSWQLLLGTGFMGAFTTFSTFKLENIQLHADKKWSILVSYLVISYTFGILLAFLGMKLGGLQ from the coding sequence ATTCTGCATTCTATCTTGGTCGCTGTCGGCGGCTTCTTTGGGGCCATTGCACGTTTTGGAATTAGCAACTGGTTTAAAAAACATCTCCCTGTAAGCTTTCCCATTGCAACGCTGCTCATCAATTTAGCAGGTGCTTTTCTGCTCGGTATCATCGTCGGCAAAGGGCTCAGCCAATCCTGGCAGCTCCTGCTCGGCACAGGCTTCATGGGTGCCTTCACGACGTTTTCCACCTTTAAGCTTGAGAACATCCAGCTGCACGCCGATAAAAAATGGAGCATTTTGGTCTCCTACCTGGTGATCAGCTACACCTTCGGAATCCTCTTAGCCTTTCTCGGAATGAAACTGGGCGGGCTCCAATGA
- a CDS encoding MFS transporter: MFSILKEEKCYRKLFAAGIINGIGDRFSQVAMLGLQLQLTGSGFAVGLTMCLRLVPFLFFGTLGGILADRLPRKTILVVTDLVRILFALSFLFVHNKENVWIIYVSSFVLAIGEAIYAPARKSSIPQLVKEINLVQVNSMEQVLTGAVLIGGAFSGGIAAYFFGPQIPFLLNALSFLLAAGILSTIPFPEKQQFEQTKTETKQSPAFWTVKKVLFSSFALQILFLAEMVLPFISGFDNVLISVYAVKVYALGDLGVGLFYGALGIGLMLSSLAANRLKGNLLAPGTVFMILEGLSIVILSQVKHPALAVLFFICNAWMGGIGGTCFDSVLMKETPKEHQGVIFGLLATIGNTIIGIAMLAAGAALDFVPPRVMGLSAGLALMVVGLCFMGLIFVKKTHRQRA; this comes from the coding sequence ATGTTTTCCATTTTAAAAGAGGAAAAGTGTTACAGAAAGCTGTTTGCCGCAGGGATTATCAATGGAATAGGCGACCGCTTCAGCCAGGTGGCCATGCTCGGACTTCAGCTTCAGCTTACCGGCTCGGGATTTGCCGTAGGGCTTACGATGTGCTTAAGACTCGTTCCCTTTCTTTTTTTCGGTACACTTGGTGGAATTCTGGCCGACCGCCTGCCGAGAAAAACCATTTTAGTCGTGACAGACCTTGTAAGAATACTGTTCGCCTTATCCTTTCTTTTCGTCCATAACAAGGAAAATGTTTGGATTATATACGTCAGCTCTTTTGTGCTTGCAATCGGTGAAGCCATTTATGCACCTGCACGAAAATCTTCCATACCCCAGCTGGTCAAAGAGATAAACCTTGTCCAGGTGAACAGCATGGAACAGGTGCTGACTGGGGCAGTACTGATCGGCGGTGCTTTTTCAGGAGGGATCGCGGCCTATTTTTTCGGCCCCCAAATCCCTTTTCTGCTCAACGCGCTTTCCTTTTTACTAGCAGCTGGAATCCTATCTACCATACCGTTTCCTGAAAAACAGCAATTCGAACAGACAAAGACAGAAACAAAGCAAAGTCCTGCTTTTTGGACGGTAAAAAAAGTACTGTTTTCATCCTTTGCCTTGCAGATCCTTTTTTTAGCCGAAATGGTCCTGCCTTTTATAAGCGGGTTTGATAACGTGTTAATCAGTGTGTACGCGGTCAAAGTATATGCGCTGGGAGACCTGGGGGTGGGACTTTTCTACGGCGCACTCGGCATCGGGCTGATGCTCAGTTCATTGGCTGCGAATCGCTTGAAAGGAAACTTGCTGGCACCGGGAACTGTATTTATGATTCTTGAAGGGCTCTCCATCGTCATCCTCAGTCAGGTGAAACATCCGGCACTTGCTGTTCTCTTTTTTATCTGCAATGCGTGGATGGGCGGAATAGGGGGAACTTGTTTTGACAGCGTGTTGATGAAGGAAACACCAAAAGAGCACCAGGGAGTGATTTTTGGACTTCTGGCTACAATCGGTAACACCATTATTGGCATAGCCATGCTGGCCGCCGGTGCTGCCCTTGATTTTGTCCCTCCAAGGGTGATGGGTCTTTCAGCTGGCCTTGCGCTAATGGTTGTCGGCCTATGCTTTATGGGGTTGATTTTTGTGAAAAAAACACATAGGCAGAGAGCCTGA
- a CDS encoding nucleotidyltransferase domain-containing protein — translation MQKRIEEELASIEHTHQVKVIYACEAGSRASGLASNASDYDVRFLYLHPSDWYLSIQERRDVIEVPVSSTLDISGWDLRKALALLRKSNPGILEWLQSTVIYLDKPIITGQIKALAQETFSKKACMHHYFSMAKRNFNDFLKGDEVQIKRYFYVLRPILSCIWMEKKHTFPPLDFHVLLKELPLSPSLKSEMAKLAAKKAISAAKEREPKNAVVFSFLEEQLFRLKDALLTVTATKKDYAEELDGLFRMALTEAWKK, via the coding sequence ATGCAAAAAAGGATTGAAGAAGAACTCGCCTCGATTGAGCATACTCATCAGGTTAAAGTGATTTATGCCTGTGAAGCCGGAAGCAGAGCGTCCGGTCTCGCTTCGAATGCAAGCGATTATGATGTGCGCTTCCTTTACCTGCACCCAAGCGACTGGTACTTGTCCATTCAGGAAAGGCGTGACGTAATTGAAGTTCCCGTCTCCAGCACACTCGATATAAGCGGATGGGATCTCAGAAAGGCACTGGCACTTTTACGAAAATCAAACCCCGGCATTCTCGAATGGCTGCAGTCCACTGTCATTTACCTAGATAAACCGATCATCACTGGGCAAATCAAAGCACTGGCCCAAGAAACTTTTTCCAAAAAGGCCTGTATGCACCACTATTTTTCAATGGCCAAACGGAATTTTAACGATTTTCTGAAGGGAGACGAAGTCCAGATAAAGCGGTACTTTTACGTGCTCCGCCCTATTTTGTCATGCATTTGGATGGAGAAAAAGCATACCTTTCCGCCGCTGGATTTCCACGTTCTTTTAAAAGAGCTCCCGCTTTCTCCATCACTTAAAAGCGAAATGGCGAAGCTTGCAGCGAAAAAGGCAATCTCTGCTGCAAAAGAGCGTGAGCCCAAAAATGCCGTCGTCTTTTCTTTTTTAGAAGAACAGCTATTCAGGCTGAAGGATGCCCTTTTAACCGTAACCGCGACAAAAAAAGATTATGCAGAGGAGCTTGATGGCCTTTTTCGCATGGCATTAACGGAGGCTTGGAAAAAATAA
- a CDS encoding SGNH/GDSL hydrolase family protein, with product MRQAINKSLFITAIVAALFVVVYGRSHYQHRLQQTAEAATISVEKDQQNQEQTQAAASPWENKNWYAIGDSLTSSNKYQNIVKTSLQLKSVQTDASANEQIQAMANHVTKDNLKNIDLITVFGGTNDYANNRELGKLSDDKSKATFYGDLQFVISKLSALKQKNAKIVFFTPLVRGNVKGQPQYPKKNSAGYKLEDYVKAIKDVCQQHSIPVIDLFTDSGLTTSNLKTYTTDQLNLNDAGYQMVSKVMAKELAAIQP from the coding sequence ATGAGACAAGCAATAAACAAATCACTATTCATTACCGCAATAGTAGCTGCCCTTTTCGTTGTAGTATATGGGCGCTCACACTATCAGCATCGATTGCAGCAAACAGCAGAAGCCGCTACGATCTCCGTTGAAAAAGACCAGCAAAACCAAGAACAAACCCAAGCAGCCGCTTCCCCATGGGAAAATAAAAATTGGTATGCAATTGGCGACAGTCTTACCTCCAGCAACAAATATCAGAATATAGTGAAAACGAGTTTACAATTGAAATCTGTACAAACAGATGCGTCAGCCAACGAGCAAATCCAAGCAATGGCGAATCATGTTACCAAGGACAATCTAAAGAATATCGACCTGATCACAGTGTTCGGTGGAACGAACGATTACGCCAATAACAGAGAATTAGGAAAGCTAAGCGATGATAAAAGCAAAGCGACATTTTACGGCGACCTCCAATTCGTCATCAGCAAGCTCTCCGCCCTTAAACAGAAAAATGCCAAAATCGTATTCTTCACTCCATTAGTTAGAGGAAATGTCAAAGGCCAGCCGCAATATCCAAAGAAAAACTCGGCGGGCTACAAGCTTGAGGATTACGTCAAGGCAATCAAGGATGTCTGCCAGCAGCATTCCATCCCTGTCATCGATCTCTTTACAGATAGCGGACTGACCACAAGCAATCTGAAAACCTATACCACAGACCAGCTGAATCTGAACGATGCAGGCTATCAAATGGTGTCAAAGGTAATGGCAAAGGAGCTTGCGGCCATACAGCCTTGA